A genome region from Micromonospora inyonensis includes the following:
- a CDS encoding ABC transporter ATP-binding protein, translating into MTGSVEPLLSVRGLTKHFPVREGLRRSGLVRAVDGVDFDVEAGQTVGLVGESGCGKTTTGRMLVRLMEPTAGTVTFAGQEITRARGRDLRRLRQDLQIIFQDPYASLNPRHTVGRIVAMPLEVNGITPPGGVRNRVRELLELVGLNPEHYNRYPHEFSGGQRQRIGIARALALDPKLIVADEPVSALDVSIQAQVVNLLRRLQRDLGLAFVFIAHDLAVVRHFSQRVAVMYLGRIVEIGDRDDIYQRPQHPYTRALLSAVPDVTGQGAEGRIRLVGDVPTPLDPPSGCRFRTRCWKATDRCATETPALVPREGGRQATACHHPETGPLASTGDVVAVPNEVSR; encoded by the coding sequence ATGACCGGCTCCGTGGAGCCGCTGCTGAGCGTCCGGGGGCTGACCAAGCACTTCCCGGTGCGGGAGGGACTGCGCCGGTCGGGACTGGTGCGGGCGGTCGACGGCGTGGACTTCGACGTCGAGGCGGGGCAGACCGTGGGCCTGGTGGGGGAGTCCGGGTGCGGCAAGACCACCACCGGCCGGATGCTGGTACGCCTGATGGAGCCCACCGCCGGCACCGTGACCTTCGCCGGGCAGGAGATCACCCGGGCGCGGGGCCGGGACCTGCGTCGACTCCGACAGGACCTCCAGATCATCTTCCAGGACCCGTACGCCTCGCTGAACCCCCGGCACACCGTGGGGCGGATCGTGGCGATGCCGCTGGAGGTCAACGGCATCACCCCGCCCGGCGGGGTCCGCAACCGGGTCCGGGAGTTGCTGGAACTGGTCGGGTTGAACCCGGAGCACTACAACCGGTACCCGCACGAGTTCTCCGGCGGCCAGCGGCAGCGCATCGGCATCGCCCGCGCGCTCGCCCTCGACCCGAAGCTGATCGTGGCCGACGAGCCGGTCTCGGCGCTGGACGTCTCGATCCAGGCGCAGGTGGTCAACCTGCTGCGCCGGCTGCAACGCGACCTGGGGCTGGCGTTCGTGTTCATCGCCCACGACCTGGCGGTGGTGCGGCACTTCAGCCAGCGGGTCGCGGTGATGTACCTCGGCCGGATCGTGGAGATCGGCGACCGGGACGACATCTACCAGCGCCCGCAGCACCCGTACACCCGCGCATTGCTGTCGGCGGTGCCGGACGTGACCGGCCAGGGGGCGGAGGGGCGGATCCGGCTCGTCGGGGACGTGCCCACGCCGCTGGACCCGCCGTCGGGCTGCCGGTTCCGCACCCGCTGCTGGAAGGCCACCGACCGGTGTGCGACCGAGACCCCCGCCCTCGTCCCGAGGGAGGGCGGTCGGCAGGCCACCGCCTGCCACCACCCCGAGACCGGGCCGCTGGCGTCGACCGGCGACGTGGTGGCCGTACCGAATGAGGTGTCGCGATGA
- a CDS encoding ABC transporter permease: MSLSPVEGEVRAEIAPATDGGGVARREVVGRSPGQLAWVRLRRDRTAVVTGVVLLVLMLVALAAPLISKLYGVGPNEQFQELLDGNGMPLGYVGGVSGDHWFGLEPRLGRDIFIRMVYGLRTSLFIAFAAAVVTTAIGVVAGILAGYLGGMVDTVISWITDVALALPFLIFALAVVPTVALRFYGPREEVPPWFQVAVLIGVFAAFSWTSTARLVRGQVVSLREREFVEAARTSGAGLGHIMFRQLLPNLWAPILVAFSLAVAQYIAGEAALSFLGIGVLEPTADFGRMIFQSIPYLQTDPAYVFFPGITIFALVLAFNLFGDSLRDALDPKSSR, encoded by the coding sequence ATGAGCCTGTCCCCGGTGGAGGGTGAGGTCCGGGCGGAGATCGCCCCGGCGACCGACGGCGGCGGCGTCGCGAGACGCGAGGTCGTCGGCCGGTCGCCGGGGCAGCTCGCCTGGGTCCGGCTGCGCCGCGACCGGACGGCGGTGGTCACCGGCGTGGTGCTGCTGGTGCTGATGCTGGTCGCGCTCGCCGCCCCGTTGATCTCGAAGCTGTACGGCGTCGGCCCGAACGAGCAGTTCCAGGAGCTGCTGGACGGCAACGGCATGCCGCTCGGCTACGTCGGCGGGGTCAGCGGCGACCACTGGTTCGGGCTGGAACCCCGGCTCGGCCGGGACATCTTCATCCGGATGGTGTACGGGCTGCGCACCTCGCTGTTCATCGCGTTCGCCGCCGCCGTGGTGACCACGGCGATCGGCGTGGTCGCCGGTATCCTCGCCGGCTACCTGGGCGGAATGGTCGACACGGTGATCAGCTGGATCACCGACGTGGCGCTGGCCCTGCCGTTCCTGATCTTCGCGCTGGCCGTGGTGCCGACCGTGGCGCTGCGCTTCTACGGCCCGCGCGAGGAGGTGCCGCCCTGGTTCCAGGTGGCCGTGCTGATCGGGGTGTTCGCCGCGTTCAGCTGGACCAGCACCGCCCGGCTGGTCCGGGGCCAGGTCGTGTCGCTGCGCGAACGGGAGTTCGTGGAGGCGGCCCGGACCAGTGGCGCAGGGCTGGGGCACATCATGTTCCGGCAGCTCCTGCCGAACCTCTGGGCGCCGATCCTGGTGGCGTTCTCGCTCGCCGTGGCGCAGTACATCGCCGGTGAGGCGGCGCTGTCGTTCCTCGGTATCGGCGTCCTCGAACCCACCGCCGACTTCGGCCGGATGATCTTCCAGAGCATCCCGTACCTCCAGACCGACCCCGCCTACGTCTTCTTCCCGGGCATCACGATCTTCGCGCTGGTGCTCGCGTTCAACCTGTTCGGTGACTCGCTGCGCGACGCGCTCGATCCGAAGTCGTCCCGGTGA